Proteins co-encoded in one Gemmatimonadota bacterium genomic window:
- a CDS encoding phytanoyl-CoA dioxygenase family protein — MPDYNYHFDRDDIEAALACVDEYGFCVIRQLIDQDMVAALKDSINRHLDPEGDLAPASNRYHMSFAEDSEPVWDLVDNPAYMRFIRTVHGTTDLCLHRSAAILRTPGEGMGRWHQDHRGHIDKPQRANDVLNRYPIPSGCWFYLNGSHPDRSGIAVIEKSNHLEWDGPEGFVMGPERSGLYPEGGTPDTPYDPMSVPGCVPVLADPGDLICFAALTWHANMATHERRYSCGIGFRPKTWRIDAPWPLPASAAALAERLPDHLKQFTDGYTGFDGEWRAE; from the coding sequence ATGCCCGACTACAACTATCACTTCGACCGTGACGATATAGAGGCGGCCCTGGCCTGCGTGGATGAGTACGGTTTCTGCGTCATCCGGCAGCTGATCGATCAGGACATGGTCGCCGCGTTGAAGGACTCCATCAATCGGCACCTGGACCCGGAGGGCGACCTGGCCCCGGCGTCCAACCGGTACCACATGTCCTTCGCCGAGGACAGCGAGCCCGTCTGGGACCTGGTGGACAACCCGGCCTACATGCGATTCATACGCACCGTGCACGGTACAACCGACCTCTGCCTGCATCGCTCCGCGGCCATCCTGCGCACGCCGGGCGAGGGCATGGGCCGCTGGCACCAGGATCACCGGGGACACATCGATAAACCGCAGCGCGCCAATGACGTCCTCAACCGCTATCCCATCCCCAGCGGCTGCTGGTTCTATCTCAACGGAAGCCATCCCGATCGAAGCGGTATCGCGGTCATCGAGAAGTCCAACCATCTCGAATGGGATGGCCCCGAAGGGTTCGTCATGGGACCGGAACGGAGCGGTCTGTACCCGGAGGGCGGTACGCCCGACACGCCCTACGACCCCATGTCCGTACCCGGCTGCGTCCCGGTCCTCGCCGACCCCGGCGACCTGATCTGCTTCGCCGCGCTCACCTGGCACGCCAACATGGCCACCCATGAGCGCCGCTATTCCTGTGGCATCGGTTTCCGCCCGAAAACGTGGCGCATCGACGCGCCGTGGCCCCTTCCCGCTTCCGCCGCCGCCCTCGCCGAACGGCTTCCCGATCACCTCAAGCAATTCACCGACGGTTATACGGGATTCGACGGGGAGTGGAGGGCGGAGTGA
- a CDS encoding aminoglycoside 3'-phosphotransferase, translating to MSSHPPTPKNLPEPVLARLRGYKSDGRNLKTESCSDVFLYTHPLKPGLVLKSRDVRLRPQEPDLLAETIALTWLQDKLPVPEYRCFHVEGDMQYLLMTQMEGVSGIHPEATGDPARLVEEFARGLRNVHALDIGSCPMDWRMSRFFQWAEGLIESGALDDQLKEGEHRTILLDKLSDIKEAVPEEEDLVFTHGDYCLPNVLFTDGKLTGFIDLGFAGVGDRYLDFVSASWTIQRNLGEEWISPFFHAYGLEHPDREKLGTWQSVFEFVFK from the coding sequence ATGAGTTCCCATCCGCCAACTCCGAAAAACCTTCCCGAACCCGTCCTCGCTCGCCTGAGGGGTTATAAATCCGACGGCCGCAATCTGAAGACCGAATCCTGCTCCGACGTATTCCTCTACACGCATCCTCTGAAACCCGGATTGGTCCTGAAGTCGCGAGACGTCCGATTGAGGCCGCAGGAACCGGACCTGCTGGCGGAGACTATAGCTCTGACGTGGTTGCAGGACAAACTTCCCGTGCCCGAATACCGGTGTTTTCACGTGGAAGGCGATATGCAGTACCTGCTCATGACGCAGATGGAAGGCGTATCGGGGATACATCCGGAAGCGACCGGCGATCCAGCGCGCCTCGTGGAGGAGTTCGCACGGGGCCTGCGCAATGTACACGCGCTGGACATCGGATCCTGTCCCATGGATTGGCGCATGTCGCGGTTCTTTCAGTGGGCGGAAGGGTTGATCGAAAGCGGTGCGCTGGACGACCAATTAAAGGAAGGCGAGCACCGAACCATTCTTCTCGACAAACTGTCTGATATAAAGGAGGCCGTTCCGGAAGAGGAAGACCTGGTCTTCACGCACGGCGATTACTGCCTGCCCAACGTCCTGTTCACGGACGGCAAGCTGACCGGATTCATAGACCTTGGTTTCGCGGGTGTCGGCGACCGGTACCTGGATTTCGTGTCCGCGAGCTGGACGATACAGAGAAATCTGGGCGAAGAGTGGATCTCCCCGTTTTTCCACGCATATGGTCTCGAGCATCCCGACCGAGAGAAATTGGGGACCTGGCAGAGCGTGTTCGAATTTGTTTTTAAATAG